From a single Sinomonas atrocyanea genomic region:
- a CDS encoding isoprenyl transferase, whose amino-acid sequence MELPGFLYGFYERHLQRSLSPDSVPGHIGVMVDGNRRWARQFNAPTSQGHRAGADKIHEFLVWCRELGVRVVTLYMLSTDNLNRSSDELAELTEIIADTLDRLDEDPSVSVHAMGAPEILPDHLAERLARLTAKPSPSEPLHVNVAVGYGGRREIVDAVRDLLRDALARGEDIAELADRLDVDDISRFLYTAGQPDPDLVIRTSGEQRLSGFLMWQSAYSEFYFCEALWPAFRKVDFLRALRDYAGRQRRFGA is encoded by the coding sequence ATGGAACTGCCCGGCTTCCTCTACGGCTTCTACGAGCGCCACCTCCAGCGCTCGCTGAGCCCGGACAGCGTTCCCGGCCACATCGGCGTCATGGTGGACGGCAACCGGCGCTGGGCCCGCCAGTTCAATGCCCCCACGAGCCAGGGGCACCGCGCCGGCGCGGACAAGATCCACGAGTTCCTCGTCTGGTGCCGCGAGCTCGGCGTGCGCGTCGTGACCCTCTACATGCTCTCGACCGACAACCTCAACCGCTCGAGCGACGAGCTCGCCGAGCTGACGGAGATCATCGCCGACACCCTCGACCGGCTCGACGAGGACCCCTCCGTGTCCGTGCATGCCATGGGCGCCCCCGAGATCCTCCCCGACCACCTCGCAGAGCGCCTCGCGCGCCTCACCGCGAAGCCCAGCCCCTCCGAGCCGCTGCACGTCAACGTCGCGGTGGGCTACGGCGGCCGGCGGGAGATCGTCGACGCGGTGCGCGACCTGCTGCGCGACGCCCTCGCCCGGGGCGAGGACATCGCCGAGCTGGCGGACCGCCTCGACGTCGACGACATCTCCCGCTTCCTCTACACCGCGGGCCAGCCGGACCCCGACCTCGTGATCCGCACCTCGGGCGAGCAGCGGCTCTCGGGCTTCCTCATGTGGCAGAGCGCCTACAGCGAGTTCTACTTCTGCGAGGCCCTCTGGCCGGCCTTCCGCAAGGTCGACTTCCTGCGGGCCCTGCGCGACTACGCGGGGCGGCAGCGCCGCTTCGGCGCCTAG